A window of Sphingobium herbicidovorans contains these coding sequences:
- the clpS gene encoding ATP-dependent Clp protease adapter ClpS has protein sequence MSSISTAAYPIAMAGRDQDDQGDGPGGPNVGIATRTRSRTKKPSLYKVLMLNDDYTPMEFVVHVLQQFFRMDMEEATRVMLHVHQRGVGVCGIFSYEVAETKVNQVMDFARQNQHPLQCTLEKA, from the coding sequence ATGAGCAGCATCAGCACAGCGGCATATCCCATCGCCATGGCGGGCAGGGATCAGGACGACCAGGGGGATGGCCCCGGCGGCCCCAATGTGGGCATCGCCACGCGGACCCGATCACGCACGAAAAAGCCTTCGCTCTACAAGGTGTTGATGCTGAACGACGACTACACGCCGATGGAGTTCGTCGTACATGTGCTGCAGCAATTCTTCCGCATGGACATGGAAGAAGCGACCCGCGTGATGCTGCACGTCCATCAACGCGGGGTCGGCGTGTGCGGCATCTTCAGCTATGAGGTGGCGGAAACGAAGGTCAATCAGGTGATGGACTTTGCCCGGCAGAATCAGCACCCCCTTCAATGCACGCTGGAAAAGGCGTAA
- a CDS encoding phasin family protein: MAVTPKPARRKPGIKKSSSTLSAAEALKAAEAAVGTSPKVAPPAKSAVVKKPAAPKPSPAAKVNPAAIAAATTAVDAAPEPATPPAVEPVPSAPAPLVEEAKVEPMEVKSLSSKAGPKEPESLPATEGTKMMNDVIETGKKFAEETKVKLETAYADFNEKAKASVEKSTKAIEELSDIAKGNVEALVESGKIAAKGIETLGQDAVDYSRKSFEKATASFKSFSTVKTPTEFFQLQSQLFSSSFDELTKEAAKSSEALIKLAGDVAQPLTARVTVVTDKVKSIAA; this comes from the coding sequence ATGGCCGTGACTCCAAAGCCAGCTCGTCGCAAGCCGGGGATCAAGAAGTCCTCGTCAACACTTTCGGCAGCTGAAGCGCTCAAGGCTGCGGAAGCGGCAGTTGGGACCAGTCCCAAAGTCGCCCCGCCTGCAAAATCGGCAGTCGTCAAAAAGCCCGCTGCGCCCAAGCCCTCGCCTGCCGCCAAAGTGAATCCGGCGGCAATCGCTGCTGCGACCACCGCCGTCGATGCGGCGCCCGAACCGGCCACTCCGCCAGCGGTCGAACCTGTGCCCTCGGCACCGGCGCCGCTGGTTGAAGAGGCAAAGGTCGAACCCATGGAAGTCAAGAGCCTGTCATCCAAGGCCGGGCCGAAAGAGCCCGAATCGCTGCCCGCCACAGAAGGAACCAAGATGATGAACGACGTAATCGAAACCGGAAAGAAGTTCGCTGAAGAGACCAAGGTCAAGCTGGAAACGGCTTATGCCGATTTCAACGAAAAGGCGAAGGCCAGCGTTGAAAAGTCGACCAAGGCGATTGAAGAGTTGAGCGACATCGCCAAGGGCAATGTCGAGGCGCTGGTCGAATCCGGCAAGATCGCCGCGAAGGGCATCGAGACCCTGGGCCAGGACGCTGTCGATTACAGCCGCAAGAGCTTTGAAAAGGCGACGGCGTCTTTCAAGAGCTTCTCCACGGTTAAGACGCCCACCGAGTTCTTCCAGCTTCAGAGCCAGCTTTTCTCCAGCAGCTTCGACGAGCTGACCAAGGAAGCGGCCAAGAGCAGCGAAGCGCTGATCAAGCTGGCGGGTGACGTAGCCCAGCCGCTCACCGCTCGCGTGACCGTGGTGACCGACAAGGTGAAGTCGATCGCCGCCTGA
- a CDS encoding PHA/PHB synthase family protein: MEAQDLNEPHLPTLEQMQQWTEVVGRAQQLMLEQAAGAAGRTLPFDPQMVSRIQTGFANEGLALWQRFLDSGGMLRDRAEPPPPGSPAARKDRRFADPAWTNHPFYDLIRQSYLLLSDYLLNMTDAVDGVDPKQKAKLRFATNGLLDAMAPSNFPLTNPLVIEKTMQSGGENLVKGLQHMLADIEKGQLTHTDGTQFEVGRNLAATPGKVIKETPLYQLIHYAPSTAKVLETPLIIFPPWINRFYILDLAPEKSFVKWAVDQGLSVFLVSWKSADASMKDLIWDDYILRGQIDAIDTVRELLAVPSVHTIGYCVAGTTLAATLALLAARDEADKVASATFFTAQVDFSEAGDLSLFIDSDQMKLLEQLSSGGFLDGRYMAATFNLLRGRDLIWNYVVNNYLLGQDYPPFDLLYWNGDTTNLPARWHKDYLCQLYRDNLLVKPGALSVDGTPIDLGKIRTPAYVQAGREDHIAPAESVWKATQHFSGPLRFLLAGSGHIAGVVNPPAAGKYQYWTCDELPDSLDAFVAAAKETKGSWWPDWIEWIRSMGDSSVAATKGARVPGGGKLKSIEDAPGRYVKGR; the protein is encoded by the coding sequence ATGGAAGCGCAAGACCTCAATGAACCGCATTTGCCGACTCTGGAACAGATGCAGCAATGGACAGAAGTGGTTGGCCGCGCGCAGCAATTGATGCTGGAGCAGGCGGCTGGAGCTGCTGGCCGGACGTTGCCTTTCGACCCGCAAATGGTGTCCCGCATCCAGACAGGCTTCGCCAATGAGGGCCTTGCCTTGTGGCAGCGCTTCCTGGATTCGGGCGGCATGCTGCGCGATCGGGCCGAACCGCCGCCACCCGGCAGCCCGGCGGCGCGCAAGGACAGGCGTTTCGCCGATCCCGCATGGACCAACCATCCCTTTTATGACCTCATCCGGCAAAGTTATCTGCTGCTGTCCGATTATCTGTTGAATATGACCGATGCGGTGGACGGGGTTGATCCCAAGCAGAAGGCAAAGCTGCGCTTCGCCACCAACGGCCTGCTCGATGCCATGGCGCCGAGCAATTTCCCGCTCACCAACCCGCTGGTCATTGAAAAGACGATGCAGAGCGGCGGCGAGAATCTGGTGAAGGGCCTTCAGCATATGCTGGCCGACATCGAAAAGGGGCAACTTACCCACACTGATGGCACGCAGTTCGAGGTTGGCCGCAACCTGGCCGCGACGCCGGGCAAGGTGATCAAGGAAACGCCGCTTTACCAGTTGATCCATTATGCGCCGAGTACGGCGAAGGTGCTGGAAACCCCGCTGATAATCTTTCCGCCATGGATCAACCGCTTCTACATTCTGGACCTGGCGCCTGAAAAGAGCTTCGTGAAATGGGCGGTCGATCAGGGGTTGAGCGTGTTCCTGGTGTCCTGGAAATCGGCCGATGCGTCGATGAAGGACCTTATATGGGACGATTATATCCTGCGCGGCCAGATTGATGCGATCGACACGGTGCGCGAATTGCTGGCCGTCCCCAGCGTTCATACCATCGGCTATTGCGTGGCGGGCACGACGCTGGCCGCTACGCTGGCGCTGCTGGCGGCGCGGGACGAGGCGGACAAGGTGGCGAGCGCGACCTTCTTTACCGCGCAGGTCGATTTCAGCGAGGCGGGCGACCTAAGCCTCTTCATCGACAGTGATCAGATGAAGCTGCTGGAGCAGTTGTCTTCCGGTGGGTTCCTCGATGGGCGTTACATGGCCGCGACCTTCAATCTGCTGCGTGGGCGTGACCTTATCTGGAATTATGTCGTCAACAATTACCTGCTGGGGCAGGATTACCCTCCCTTTGACCTGCTTTACTGGAATGGCGACACGACCAACCTGCCCGCGCGCTGGCACAAGGATTATCTCTGCCAACTCTACCGCGATAATCTGCTGGTGAAGCCGGGCGCGCTGAGCGTGGATGGCACCCCGATCGACCTGGGGAAGATCCGCACGCCCGCCTATGTGCAGGCCGGGCGCGAGGACCATATCGCGCCTGCCGAAAGCGTGTGGAAGGCGACCCAGCATTTTTCCGGGCCGTTGCGCTTTCTGCTTGCGGGGTCGGGGCATATCGCGGGCGTGGTGAATCCGCCAGCGGCCGGCAAATATCAATATTGGACCTGTGATGAGCTGCCCGACAGCCTGGACGCCTTTGTCGCAGCTGCGAAGGAAACCAAGGGCAGCTGGTGGCCGGACTGGATCGAATGGATTCGGTCCATGGGTGATTCGTCGGTGGCGGCGACCAAAGGTGCCCGAGTACCCGGAGGCGGGAAACTAAAGTCTATCGAAGATGCGCCCGGACGCTACGTAAAGGGGCGATGA